In one window of Acidobacteriota bacterium DNA:
- a CDS encoding MFS transporter gives MGERPPDISPPASPPGKPPLPTGNRLFWFSIGLSLLVGMTINLLPVTFKVFEKLFQAGYEMQGRAEALFFLGALAGNILAGQVTHSRGPSVSVKRGLAVGALGFLLLGGAQNWLMAQAGAVLMGAGQVWLTVVYATITAHQFQESRQRVFAALALTMAIGGTLAPLGLGAYVDHAWLERGWPWWIPYAGLMCFYLLTRLTVPSIPEWTPAAANGGGQSPGRRLVLSPSLWLIGLAFTLHGIGQMGAVVWLGRLFAKRLLLSETQVGSMIAVNITGFIAGRVIWTWLGGRIPERILLGCSAGVGATFYVLTILSGSYELALAMTFVAGMGMSGDAIALQSFTALRFRRQAARAFGITQALGHLGAAMGPYYIGFVGDHSGTLEQGIWVIPITIGTLSVLGFLWHLLDRPAREPEAA, from the coding sequence ATGGGAGAGCGACCTCCCGACATTTCCCCTCCCGCGTCCCCTCCGGGGAAGCCTCCGCTTCCGACCGGGAACAGGCTCTTCTGGTTCTCGATCGGCTTGAGCCTGTTGGTGGGCATGACCATCAACCTGCTGCCGGTCACCTTCAAGGTTTTCGAGAAGCTGTTCCAGGCCGGCTATGAAATGCAGGGAAGGGCCGAGGCGCTCTTTTTCCTCGGCGCCCTTGCCGGAAACATCCTGGCCGGGCAGGTCACCCATAGCAGGGGCCCGTCCGTGTCGGTAAAACGGGGCCTCGCCGTCGGCGCGCTGGGCTTTCTCTTGTTGGGGGGCGCCCAGAACTGGCTGATGGCACAAGCCGGCGCCGTCCTCATGGGGGCGGGGCAGGTCTGGCTCACCGTAGTCTATGCCACCATCACGGCCCACCAATTTCAGGAATCCCGCCAACGGGTCTTCGCGGCGCTGGCCTTGACCATGGCCATTGGCGGCACTCTGGCTCCCCTGGGTCTGGGAGCCTACGTGGACCATGCCTGGTTGGAACGAGGATGGCCCTGGTGGATTCCCTATGCCGGCCTGATGTGCTTCTACCTGCTGACCCGTCTGACGGTTCCTTCGATTCCGGAGTGGACTCCCGCGGCAGCAAACGGGGGCGGCCAATCGCCCGGCCGGCGCCTGGTTCTATCTCCCTCGCTATGGCTCATCGGTCTGGCCTTCACCCTGCACGGGATCGGACAGATGGGCGCAGTGGTCTGGCTGGGCCGGCTCTTCGCCAAGCGCCTGCTTCTCTCCGAGACCCAGGTGGGATCGATGATTGCCGTCAACATTACCGGCTTCATTGCCGGACGGGTGATCTGGACCTGGTTGGGCGGGCGCATCCCCGAGCGCATTCTGCTGGGTTGCAGCGCCGGCGTGGGAGCCACTTTTTATGTCCTGACCATTCTCAGCGGGAGCTATGAGCTCGCATTGGCGATGACCTTCGTGGCGGGGATGGGTATGAGCGGCGACGCCATTGCCCTGCAGTCCTTCACGGCGCTGCGATTCCGCCGACAGGCCGCCCGGGCCTTCGGGATCACCCAGGCTCTGGGGCACCTGGGCGCGGCCATGGGACCCTACTATATCGGCTTTGTGGGAGACCACAGCGGAACCCTGGAGCAGGGGATCTGGGTCATCCCCATCACCATCGGCACCCTATCCGTGCTCGGGTTCCTGTGGCACCTGCTGGACCGGCCTGCCCGGGAACCGGAAGCCGCTTAG
- the glgP gene encoding alpha-glucan family phosphorylase, whose product MRAQEKTDYPEGLFDLEVTIRELHRLSRNLWWSWNPDAREIFAELSPLVWDASRHNAVAVLGAVSEAELKSRLMDRDFAARTREVLVAFHRYLTRERTWCSAYAAPFLNSPVAYFCAEFALHESLPLYCGGLGVLAGDHAKSASDLGVPFVGITLFYRQGYFEQLVSRNGWQEEHYPSLDRNNLPLEPVLDSQGKPLLLWIEFSQSRIWFRAWRLRVGSAAIYLLDTELPQNDSAYRGLTSRVYGGDMTTRIGQEMVMGIGGVRLLQALGITPAVHHLNEGHSAFLALELLRRRLDSGSDLEEAETWVRDRCVFTTHTPVAAGHDRFSPELMEYAFAGYRSLLGMEAQQFLAYGRTRPEDSGEYFCMTVLALKMSRGANGVSQLHGQVSREMWKDLLNSPTYRGPSIGHITNGVHVLGWMSRPARRFWKRHLGPEWEKRSMYPDLWKVISDEEAISDEEIWALRYHLRRELIEFVRKHVPDTFPASGTERARAFETMLSPDALTIGFARRFATYKRAPLIFGDLTRMAEMVNDPERPIQLIFAGKAHPQDVRGKEFIQRILDICKRSEFLGKVVFLENYDMNVARRLISGADLWLNTPRRPLEASGTSGQKVSVHGGLNLSILDGWWREGYDGSNGWAIGEDEHPADEAAQDQADLESLYGTLSRNIIPLFFERDSRGIPRGWIAKIRRAMQTLIPQYNTDRMVTEYVTRYYLRGK is encoded by the coding sequence GTGCGCGCCCAAGAGAAGACGGACTATCCGGAGGGTCTGTTCGACCTGGAGGTGACGATTCGAGAGCTCCACAGGCTGAGCCGGAATCTCTGGTGGAGCTGGAACCCGGATGCCCGCGAGATATTCGCCGAACTGTCACCTCTGGTCTGGGACGCCTCCCGCCACAACGCAGTGGCGGTTCTGGGGGCGGTTTCCGAGGCGGAATTGAAGTCGCGTCTGATGGACAGGGACTTCGCCGCCCGAACACGGGAGGTTCTGGTCGCCTTCCACCGGTACCTGACCCGTGAGCGGACCTGGTGTTCGGCCTACGCGGCTCCTTTCCTCAATAGCCCCGTCGCCTACTTCTGCGCGGAATTCGCGCTGCACGAATCTCTGCCGCTCTATTGCGGAGGACTGGGAGTGCTGGCGGGGGACCACGCCAAGTCGGCCAGTGACCTGGGGGTGCCATTCGTCGGGATTACCCTGTTCTACCGGCAGGGCTACTTTGAGCAGCTTGTCAGCCGCAACGGCTGGCAGGAGGAGCATTACCCCTCTCTAGACAGAAACAACCTGCCGCTGGAGCCGGTGCTGGACAGCCAGGGCAAGCCGCTGCTGCTTTGGATAGAGTTCTCGCAGAGCCGGATCTGGTTCCGGGCCTGGCGGCTCCGGGTCGGCAGCGCCGCCATATACCTTCTCGATACCGAGCTTCCCCAAAACGACAGCGCCTACCGCGGTCTCACCTCCAGAGTCTACGGCGGGGACATGACGACCCGCATCGGCCAGGAAATGGTCATGGGAATCGGCGGCGTGCGACTGCTGCAGGCCCTGGGAATCACTCCGGCCGTCCACCACTTGAACGAAGGCCACTCCGCCTTTCTGGCTTTGGAACTGTTGCGTCGCCGGCTGGATTCGGGCTCCGATCTCGAGGAGGCGGAGACCTGGGTGAGAGACCGCTGTGTGTTCACGACTCACACACCGGTGGCCGCCGGTCATGACCGTTTCAGCCCGGAATTGATGGAATACGCCTTTGCCGGCTATCGGTCATTGCTGGGCATGGAGGCTCAGCAGTTTCTCGCCTATGGTCGAACCAGACCGGAGGATTCCGGGGAGTACTTCTGCATGACCGTGCTGGCGCTCAAGATGTCGAGAGGAGCCAACGGGGTCAGCCAGCTCCACGGTCAGGTCAGCCGGGAGATGTGGAAAGACCTGCTGAATTCCCCGACCTATCGGGGACCGTCCATCGGACACATCACCAATGGCGTCCACGTGCTGGGTTGGATGTCTCGTCCGGCGCGGCGTTTCTGGAAACGGCACCTGGGACCGGAGTGGGAAAAGCGCTCGATGTACCCGGACCTCTGGAAGGTGATTTCAGACGAGGAGGCGATCAGCGACGAGGAGATCTGGGCGCTACGCTACCACCTCCGCCGGGAGCTGATCGAATTTGTCCGCAAGCATGTGCCGGACACCTTCCCCGCCAGCGGCACAGAGAGGGCCCGGGCCTTCGAGACCATGCTCTCGCCGGATGCCCTCACCATCGGCTTTGCCCGGCGTTTCGCCACCTACAAGCGGGCTCCGCTGATCTTCGGCGATTTGACGCGAATGGCCGAAATGGTCAACGACCCCGAGCGTCCCATCCAGTTGATCTTTGCCGGAAAGGCCCATCCCCAGGATGTCCGGGGGAAGGAATTCATCCAGCGCATCCTCGACATCTGCAAGCGCAGCGAATTCCTGGGCAAGGTCGTCTTCCTGGAGAACTACGACATGAACGTGGCCCGGCGGTTGATCTCGGGTGCGGACCTCTGGCTCAACACGCCTCGCCGTCCCCTGGAGGCCAGTGGAACCAGCGGCCAGAAGGTGAGTGTTCACGGGGGATTGAATCTGAGCATCCTGGACGGCTGGTGGAGGGAAGGCTATGACGGCAGCAACGGGTGGGCCATCGGAGAGGATGAGCACCCGGCCGACGAAGCCGCCCAGGACCAAGCCGACCTGGAGTCGCTCTACGGGACTCTGAGCCGGAACATCATCCCGCTGTTTTTCGAGCGGGATTCTCGGGGAATCCCCAGGGGCTGGATCGCGAAGATTCGCCGGGCCATGCAAACCCTGATTCCGCAGTACAACACCGACCGCATGGTGACCGAGTACGTCACCCGCTACTACCTGCGGGGGAAGTGA
- a CDS encoding ATP-binding protein yields MAGTQGLLFSDAGLSPQVALTLRRHNPWWEGDPMPLQPETRRHLVARVRRLLEAEIAPIVVVSGPRQVGKTTAQFQMIADLLKEGTPAKNILRVQFDELPSLRKTPEPILSISDWFERNIAEDRFNALAQAGHKAYLFFDEVQNIEDWDAQLKSLVDNASVKVVVTGSSALRIEMGRDSLAGRISTVEAGVLSLTEIAALRESETLKPFLRENGLHELTNKGFWQELCEYGQENTGFVKEAFHHFSERGGYPIVHKQKDDEWALLADQLNETVIKRVIQHDLRVGQRGRKRDAQLLEEIFRMACRYAGQTPTVSVLADEARQSLGANVGSQRVNHYLKFLGETLLLRLIPPLEIRLKRKRGSSKLCLVDHGLRASWLQEQIPLTPEALAERPELTTVAGHLAESIFGSVASTIPGLDIAHFPERGTDREVDFILTVGVHRIPVEIKYQRRIDPLRDTLGIRSFLEKAVNNATFGLLVTQDYSGGVDDPRIVSLPLSTFMLIR; encoded by the coding sequence ATGGCGGGCACACAGGGCTTGCTTTTTTCCGATGCCGGGCTGTCGCCCCAAGTGGCCCTCACCCTGAGACGCCACAATCCTTGGTGGGAGGGCGATCCCATGCCCCTTCAACCCGAGACGCGTCGCCACTTGGTGGCACGGGTTCGCCGTCTGTTGGAGGCCGAGATCGCACCCATTGTCGTGGTGAGCGGCCCCCGCCAAGTCGGAAAGACCACGGCGCAGTTTCAGATGATTGCGGACTTGCTCAAAGAAGGCACTCCCGCCAAGAACATCCTTCGGGTTCAGTTCGATGAATTGCCGTCATTGCGAAAGACACCCGAGCCGATTTTGTCCATTTCGGACTGGTTCGAACGAAATATCGCCGAGGACCGTTTTAACGCGCTGGCACAAGCCGGACACAAGGCATATCTATTTTTCGACGAAGTGCAAAATATCGAGGATTGGGACGCGCAACTCAAATCATTGGTGGACAACGCCTCCGTAAAGGTCGTGGTCACGGGGAGTTCCGCACTGAGAATCGAAATGGGTCGGGACAGCCTGGCAGGACGAATCAGCACGGTCGAGGCGGGAGTGCTCTCATTAACCGAAATTGCGGCCTTGCGAGAATCGGAGACCCTAAAGCCGTTCCTCCGCGAAAATGGTCTGCATGAGCTGACTAACAAGGGGTTCTGGCAGGAATTGTGTGAGTATGGACAAGAGAATACCGGATTTGTGAAAGAGGCCTTTCACCATTTTTCAGAACGGGGAGGCTATCCGATCGTCCACAAGCAGAAGGACGACGAGTGGGCGTTACTGGCCGACCAGTTGAACGAAACGGTTATCAAGCGCGTGATCCAACACGATCTCCGCGTGGGCCAGCGCGGTCGAAAGAGAGACGCCCAATTGCTCGAGGAAATTTTCCGCATGGCTTGCCGCTATGCCGGGCAGACACCGACTGTTTCGGTGCTGGCCGACGAAGCCCGACAATCACTCGGAGCCAACGTGGGCAGCCAGCGGGTGAATCACTATTTGAAGTTTCTCGGTGAGACGCTTCTGCTCCGATTAATTCCTCCGCTCGAGATACGGCTGAAGAGAAAGCGAGGGAGTTCCAAACTTTGTCTGGTAGATCACGGGTTGCGAGCCAGTTGGCTACAGGAGCAGATACCATTGACGCCTGAGGCTCTGGCAGAGCGCCCGGAGCTGACTACGGTTGCCGGACATCTGGCCGAGAGTATTTTCGGCTCGGTTGCCTCGACAATTCCAGGCTTGGACATCGCTCACTTCCCCGAAAGAGGAACCGACCGTGAAGTGGATTTCATATTGACCGTTGGCGTTCATCGCATTCCGGTAGAAATTAAATATCAACGTAGGATCGATCCGTTAAGGGATACGCTGGGCATTCGGTCGTTTCTCGAAAAGGCAGTCAACAACGCCACCTTTGGCCTGTTAGTCACGCAGGATTATTCCGGTGGAGTTGACGACCCCCGCATCGTGAGCCTGCCTCTTTCAACCTTTATGCTTATCCGATGA
- a CDS encoding ATP-binding protein, with product MRKRAEPVLDSEVDDAIESLRSLVRQAHRLVIFRAVLRDPVVAALLDFLGGIAGSRLHTAKVSRRVAASYASFFSGLASQSVPGTDAAVGTPWQNHLLNLMLRDENPFSRGAECHGLDRLGPSLVLQLEADLDRLRELFALRSEQVAAAFRMMGWDGAWPGWDRLRPDEVPCEPLSDQRLDMKRRLIRTPDWSPLVPELAAFYSRNGTGIFGEFQAFHWNPRSRGGALEGIASPDPITLEDLVGYEDQKQWLVQNTGYFLAGHPANNVFVYGDRGTGKSSAIKALLNRFAGSSLRMVEVSRDDLNDLPRVMSLLRERPQHFIVFVDDLSFEEGETQYKTLKAVLEGSLESRPGNVVVYATSNRRHLIREFFSDRNDLQGDEIRRQDTLQEKVSLADRFGIQLSFVAPDQKQYLAIVQAMAGRRGLTVKPGDLERRALQWAQRYNARSGRTARQFMDCLCAELDPGQVTSPAGSSG from the coding sequence ATGAGAAAGCGAGCGGAACCGGTTCTGGATTCCGAGGTGGACGATGCCATCGAATCGCTGCGCTCGCTGGTTCGACAAGCGCATCGACTGGTGATCTTCCGGGCCGTCCTGAGAGACCCGGTGGTGGCGGCTCTGCTCGATTTCCTGGGAGGAATCGCCGGCAGCCGACTCCACACCGCCAAGGTTTCCAGGCGGGTTGCCGCCAGCTACGCCTCCTTTTTTTCCGGCCTGGCTTCGCAGTCCGTTCCCGGAACAGACGCGGCCGTGGGCACCCCCTGGCAGAACCACCTGCTGAACCTGATGCTGCGCGACGAGAATCCCTTTTCCCGAGGGGCAGAGTGTCACGGCCTGGACCGGCTGGGGCCTTCTCTTGTGCTCCAGTTGGAAGCGGACCTGGACCGGTTGCGGGAGCTCTTTGCCTTGCGGAGCGAGCAGGTGGCGGCCGCTTTCCGGATGATGGGCTGGGACGGAGCCTGGCCGGGCTGGGATCGGCTGCGACCGGACGAGGTTCCCTGCGAGCCGCTCTCCGACCAACGCCTGGATATGAAACGAAGGCTGATCCGGACTCCTGACTGGAGTCCCCTGGTGCCGGAGCTGGCCGCCTTCTACTCCCGGAACGGCACCGGGATTTTCGGCGAGTTCCAGGCTTTTCACTGGAATCCCCGATCCCGGGGCGGCGCGTTGGAGGGCATTGCATCGCCCGACCCCATCACCCTGGAAGACCTGGTTGGGTACGAGGACCAGAAGCAGTGGCTGGTCCAGAACACCGGTTACTTCCTGGCGGGTCACCCGGCCAACAATGTCTTCGTCTACGGCGATCGAGGGACCGGTAAGTCGTCGGCCATCAAGGCGCTCTTGAACCGCTTTGCCGGATCCTCCCTGCGCATGGTGGAAGTCTCCCGCGACGACCTGAATGACCTTCCCCGGGTGATGAGCCTGCTCCGGGAGAGGCCGCAGCACTTCATCGTTTTTGTAGACGACCTCTCATTCGAGGAAGGGGAGACTCAATACAAGACCTTGAAGGCCGTGCTGGAAGGAAGCCTGGAATCGCGCCCCGGCAACGTGGTGGTCTATGCCACCTCCAACCGCCGCCACCTGATTCGGGAGTTCTTCTCGGACCGCAACGACTTGCAGGGTGACGAGATCAGGCGCCAGGACACTCTGCAGGAAAAAGTCTCTCTGGCCGACCGCTTCGGAATCCAGTTGTCCTTTGTGGCTCCCGATCAGAAGCAGTACCTGGCCATCGTTCAGGCCATGGCCGGGAGGCGCGGCCTCACCGTGAAGCCCGGGGACCTGGAACGGCGCGCACTGCAATGGGCCCAACGCTACAACGCCCGCTCGGGGCGCACCGCCCGTCAGTTCATGGACTGCCTTTGCGCTGAATTGGATCCCGGCCAGGTCACTTCCCCCGCAGGTAGTAGCGGGTGA
- the map gene encoding type I methionyl aminopeptidase: MIHLKSSNEIAILRECNQIVVDILNTLKRHCHPGITTLELDKIAEDLTRKHKARAAFKGYNGFPATLCTSVNHQVVHGIPSRQVLKEGDIVSVDYGVFHRGFYGDAALTLPVGRISAGTERLLQTTRESLVLGIEKAVPGNHLGDISAAIQAHAEGRGYSLVKEFSGHGIGRNLHEEPAVLNYVVNGRGILLKPGLVLAIEPMVSLGTDKVRVLPDRWTVVTQDGKPSAHFEHSVAITENGPEILSLGI, from the coding sequence ATGATTCATCTGAAGTCGTCCAATGAAATCGCGATCCTGAGAGAATGCAACCAGATCGTGGTCGACATCCTCAACACACTCAAACGCCACTGCCACCCCGGCATCACCACCCTGGAGCTGGACAAGATTGCGGAGGATTTGACCCGCAAGCACAAGGCAAGGGCCGCCTTCAAGGGCTACAACGGGTTCCCGGCCACTCTCTGCACCTCGGTCAACCACCAGGTGGTGCATGGGATTCCCTCCAGGCAGGTCCTGAAGGAAGGCGATATCGTTAGCGTCGACTACGGAGTATTCCACCGTGGTTTCTATGGTGATGCCGCCCTGACCCTGCCTGTCGGCCGCATCTCCGCGGGTACCGAACGTCTGTTGCAGACCACCCGGGAGTCGCTGGTGCTGGGGATCGAGAAAGCGGTTCCCGGAAACCACCTGGGAGACATCTCTGCGGCGATACAGGCCCACGCCGAGGGCCGGGGCTATTCCCTGGTGAAGGAGTTTTCCGGGCACGGCATCGGGAGAAACCTCCACGAGGAGCCGGCGGTGCTGAACTACGTGGTCAACGGGCGCGGCATACTGCTGAAGCCCGGCCTGGTCCTGGCCATCGAGCCCATGGTGAGCCTGGGCACGGACAAGGTGCGGGTGTTGCCCGATCGCTGGACGGTGGTGACCCAGGACGGCAAGCCCTCAGCCCATTTCGAGCACAGCGTCGCCATCACCGAGAATGGCCCGGAGATCCTGAGCCTGGGAATTTAG
- a CDS encoding zinc metallopeptidase, giving the protein MFPMFDLTYFLFIAPGLILSLWASWRVKSNFRKYSAVRSMRGLTGAEAAAELLRQGGVRDVRIERSHGMLSDHYNPVTRTLALSDGVYGSTSVAAIGIASHEAGHALQHAQNYGPLRLRSALVPTASIGSNIGYFVMFLGLFIDPTLVLIGAVLFSAVLLFQIVTLPVEFDASNRAKALVLERGLIYPGEREGMDKVLNAAALTYVAAVVSTLLTLLYFLLRAGLLGGRSDD; this is encoded by the coding sequence ATGTTTCCCATGTTCGATCTCACGTATTTCCTGTTTATAGCTCCCGGCTTGATCCTGTCGTTATGGGCGAGCTGGAGGGTGAAGTCCAACTTCAGGAAATACTCGGCCGTACGGTCCATGCGCGGGCTCACCGGTGCCGAGGCGGCGGCGGAACTGCTGCGCCAGGGCGGCGTCCGCGACGTGCGCATCGAACGCTCTCACGGCATGCTCTCCGATCACTACAACCCGGTCACCAGGACCCTGGCCCTCTCCGACGGGGTTTACGGCTCCACTTCGGTGGCCGCCATCGGCATCGCCAGCCACGAGGCGGGTCACGCGCTCCAGCACGCTCAGAACTACGGACCGCTTCGCCTGCGCTCGGCGCTGGTTCCCACGGCCAGCATCGGCTCCAACATCGGATATTTCGTGATGTTCCTGGGCCTTTTCATCGATCCGACCCTGGTGCTGATCGGGGCGGTCCTCTTTTCGGCGGTGCTGCTCTTCCAGATCGTCACCCTTCCGGTGGAATTCGACGCCTCCAACCGCGCCAAGGCGCTGGTGCTGGAGCGCGGCCTGATCTATCCGGGTGAGCGCGAGGGAATGGACAAGGTGTTGAACGCCGCTGCCCTGACCTACGTGGCGGCGGTGGTGAGCACGCTGCTGACCCTGCTCTATTTCCTGCTGCGAGCCGGTCTGTTGGGAGGCAGGTCGGACGATTGA